The Kordia sp. SMS9 genome window below encodes:
- a CDS encoding MBL fold metallo-hydrolase, with protein sequence MNDQVYLKPNVVIEPLLNRWYCWSHLISPATAAKIVKERNLKIINSYIQAPKAHKAATKNPKLLGGPFMDYPTERKEDVMALKQTTETRQGQLLQLADAISELETMLKKEASGQSLDDLYAKIPTPLRGYVELVYDLNNNPSYNIFESLLYQSEYYDESMQSIALWMTDNDDRPFVLSTPRLDEDHIKHIEIPFANSAIDQLSRMKKEAGSFSEIAKLLDCENDELFKSFFTEEKPPKYEKYTGDHIRMRYFGHACILVETKDISILVDPLISYYGYVSEVDHFSDVDLPDVIDYVLITHNHQDHVMFETLLPLRHKIKNIIIPRGGNGKLQDPSLKLMFQNIGFHNVTELDVMERFSLADCHITGVPFLGEHCDLNIPTKLCFHVKIASFSMLFVADSCNVENEIYKKVHQIIGDTDVIFLGMECEGAPLSWIYGPYLTDKVPKEMDESRRLAGSNSKRGMDLVNTFNPSEVYVYAMGMEPWLKYISSIKYTEASIPIIESNALIKACEANGIISERLFGEKEILYQGQEVSNI encoded by the coding sequence ATGAACGATCAGGTATATTTAAAACCGAATGTAGTTATTGAACCTTTGTTGAATCGCTGGTATTGCTGGTCGCATTTAATTTCTCCGGCAACGGCAGCTAAGATTGTCAAAGAGCGAAACTTAAAGATTATCAACTCATACATTCAAGCGCCAAAAGCACACAAAGCCGCGACGAAAAATCCAAAACTGTTGGGCGGTCCTTTTATGGATTATCCCACAGAACGAAAAGAAGATGTCATGGCGTTAAAACAAACGACGGAAACGCGACAAGGACAATTATTGCAGTTGGCAGATGCGATTTCTGAACTGGAAACCATGCTGAAAAAGGAGGCAAGCGGACAATCGTTAGACGATTTATATGCTAAAATTCCAACACCATTGCGCGGTTATGTGGAGTTGGTGTACGATTTGAATAACAATCCTTCGTACAACATTTTTGAAAGTTTGTTGTATCAAAGTGAATATTACGACGAAAGTATGCAAAGTATTGCACTTTGGATGACCGATAACGACGACCGACCGTTTGTGTTGAGTACACCGCGTTTGGACGAAGATCACATTAAACATATTGAAATTCCGTTTGCAAATTCTGCAATCGATCAATTGAGTCGCATGAAAAAAGAAGCAGGTTCGTTTTCCGAAATTGCAAAATTATTGGATTGTGAAAATGACGAATTATTTAAGTCGTTCTTTACAGAAGAAAAACCGCCGAAATACGAAAAATACACTGGCGATCATATTCGTATGCGTTACTTTGGTCACGCGTGTATTCTGGTAGAAACGAAAGATATCAGCATTTTGGTAGATCCATTAATTAGTTATTACGGCTACGTGTCGGAAGTTGATCATTTTTCAGATGTAGATTTGCCCGATGTGATTGATTATGTCTTAATCACGCACAATCATCAAGATCATGTCATGTTTGAAACGCTCTTGCCATTACGCCATAAAATCAAAAATATCATCATTCCGCGCGGCGGAAACGGAAAATTACAAGATCCGAGTTTAAAATTGATGTTTCAAAACATTGGGTTTCACAATGTCACCGAGTTGGATGTGATGGAACGTTTTTCCTTAGCCGATTGTCATATTACAGGCGTTCCGTTTTTAGGTGAACATTGCGATTTAAACATTCCGACCAAATTGTGCTTTCACGTAAAAATAGCGTCCTTTTCTATGTTATTTGTGGCAGATTCTTGCAATGTAGAAAATGAAATCTATAAAAAAGTCCACCAAATTATCGGCGACACCGATGTCATCTTTTTAGGAATGGAATGTGAAGGCGCGCCATTGTCGTGGATTTACGGGCCGTATTTGACTGACAAAGTTCCCAAAGAAATGGACGAATCCAGAAGATTGGCAGGTTCAAATTCAAAACGAGGAATGGATTTAGTGAATACCTTCAATCCTTCGGAAGTCTACGTGTACGCGATGGGCATGGAACCTTGGTTAAAATACATCAGCAGTATCAAATACACCGAAGCATCCATTCCGATCATAGAATCCAATGCGTTGATCAAAGCCTGTGAAGCCAACGGAATCATTTCAGAACGACTTTTCGGAGAAAAAGAAATTCTATATCAAGGACAAGAAGTTTCCAACATATAA
- a CDS encoding zinc-dependent metalloprotease, with protein MKLKIYSCCFFLCCMFFSMLGQESIIYSKVQQEKNKGKVFNSVKIFSSSKLNTDVLRSFKNKEEVYFFSYDNSILKTKKKTISIDIPMGSTKMSLELIEVDNSFYDYTITTGSGKIISANRSNKHYQGIVKGNPNSLAAVSFFKDDVMGIVSTEKGNFNIVKINDIGQYMIYNDLNLKERPEFECSAIDDKKFKGYDPNVLSRKGKTMKSANTPCVDLYYETKYDMFQNLGSITAVENYVCGLHNQVAVLYLNENIPTKISEIRVWDISDPYTGTNPRDLLYEFRNSSYQFSGDLGQLLTFDNIGGGIAFVNTLCNSIYNVSVSGSLSNTITNIPNYSWNVYVVAHEFGHSFGSGHTHACIWNGNNTPIDGCGTVSGCVDPGIPSGGGTIMSYCHLQSGVGINFSLGFGLQPGNVMRNNVSNASCVNYCCPIDEIVTTDLSNSTDEVQASQTITATNTVYFGGTAIYHAGQEVLLQDDFSALSGATFRAYIEGCTDSFASRSATDALTFSDEISKDETSEEIQQMYIAPNPNRGAFSVYFEEEESGILQILDFKGELIQTLEFEKTTKLSVDIQQNLPGMYFVKVRTASKTFIEKVIKK; from the coding sequence ATGAAACTAAAAATATATAGTTGCTGTTTCTTCTTATGTTGTATGTTCTTCTCCATGTTAGGACAGGAAAGTATCATTTACAGTAAGGTTCAGCAAGAAAAAAACAAAGGAAAAGTATTTAATAGCGTAAAGATTTTTTCTTCAAGCAAGTTAAATACAGATGTGTTGAGAAGTTTTAAAAATAAAGAAGAAGTCTACTTTTTTAGTTATGACAATTCTATCCTTAAAACTAAAAAGAAAACCATATCAATCGACATTCCTATGGGAAGCACAAAAATGAGTTTGGAACTTATAGAAGTTGACAATTCGTTTTACGATTATACGATTACGACAGGTAGCGGAAAAATAATTTCTGCAAACAGAAGTAATAAACATTATCAAGGAATTGTAAAAGGCAATCCTAATAGTTTGGCTGCTGTCAGTTTCTTTAAAGACGATGTTATGGGCATTGTAAGTACAGAAAAAGGAAACTTTAACATCGTTAAAATAAATGATATAGGACAATACATGATATATAACGATTTAAATCTCAAAGAACGTCCAGAGTTTGAATGTTCGGCAATTGATGATAAAAAGTTTAAAGGATACGATCCAAACGTATTATCACGAAAAGGCAAAACTATGAAATCAGCCAATACGCCTTGTGTGGATTTGTATTATGAAACAAAATATGATATGTTTCAGAATCTTGGTAGCATCACAGCCGTTGAAAACTATGTCTGTGGATTACATAATCAAGTTGCTGTATTGTATTTGAATGAAAATATTCCAACAAAAATTTCTGAAATTAGAGTTTGGGATATAAGTGATCCGTATACGGGAACAAACCCGCGTGATTTACTTTATGAATTTAGAAATAGTTCGTATCAATTTAGCGGAGATTTAGGGCAATTGTTAACGTTTGATAACATAGGAGGCGGAATTGCCTTTGTAAACACCTTATGTAATAGTATTTACAATGTATCTGTGTCTGGCAGTCTCAGTAATACAATAACCAATATTCCTAATTACAGCTGGAATGTATATGTCGTTGCCCACGAATTTGGTCATTCATTTGGTTCAGGACATACACATGCTTGTATATGGAATGGAAATAATACGCCTATTGACGGATGTGGAACTGTTTCAGGCTGTGTTGACCCTGGAATTCCCTCAGGTGGAGGAACCATCATGAGTTATTGCCATTTGCAAAGTGGTGTCGGCATCAATTTTTCTTTAGGATTTGGATTGCAACCTGGTAATGTGATGCGCAATAATGTTTCAAATGCTAGTTGTGTAAATTATTGTTGTCCCATTGATGAAATAGTTACAACCGATCTTTCCAACAGCACAGACGAAGTACAAGCGTCACAAACGATTACCGCGACAAATACAGTTTATTTTGGCGGAACTGCCATATACCATGCTGGACAAGAAGTGCTATTGCAAGACGACTTTAGTGCCTTGAGTGGTGCTACTTTTAGAGCGTATATTGAAGGTTGTACAGATTCATTTGCAAGCAGATCAGCTACGGATGCGCTCACTTTTTCAGATGAAATCAGTAAGGATGAAACTTCGGAAGAAATACAGCAAATGTACATTGCTCCCAATCCAAACCGAGGTGCATTTTCTGTGTATTTTGAAGAAGAAGAAAGCGGAATATTACAAATCTTAGATTTCAAAGGCGAACTTATACAAACTTTGGAATTTGAAAAAACTACCAAACTTTCTGTAGATATTCAGCAAAATCTTCCAGGTATGTATTTTGTAAAAGTCCGAACAGCGTCAAAAACTTTTATAGAAAAAGTGATCAAAAAGTAA
- a CDS encoding putative DNA modification/repair radical SAM protein — translation MSFERIKEKLNILADAAKYDVSCSSSGSNRTNKNKGLGDATGMGICHTYTEDGRCVSLLKILLTNHCIFDCAYCVTRKSNDIKRAAFKVQEVVDLTINFYRRNYIEGLFLSSGIFKNADYTMERLVSVAKKLRLEENFNGYIHLKSIPGASDELMREAGLYADRLSVNIEIPTREGLKRLAPDKNREDFIKPMKKVKNEIIQYKAEKKIIKSTPKYAPAGQSTQMIIGASGENDYQIMTASNFFYKKFNLKRVYYSGYVPISYDSRLPQIGSEVPMLRENRLYQTDWLMRFYGFHVHEIVNETHQHLDLDIDPKLSWALRNIHEFPVDVNRADNGMLARVPGLGMTSVYKILHARKFRQLNWEHLKRLGVALNRAKYFIICNSNDFERRDLEPEKIKGFILQNSKSKFRQATSNQLNLFG, via the coding sequence ATGTCTTTTGAACGAATTAAAGAAAAACTAAACATACTGGCTGATGCCGCAAAATACGATGTGTCTTGTTCTTCTAGCGGAAGCAATCGTACGAATAAAAACAAAGGATTAGGCGACGCAACTGGCATGGGAATTTGCCATACGTATACCGAAGATGGTCGCTGCGTGTCCTTGTTGAAAATTTTATTGACGAATCACTGTATTTTTGATTGTGCCTATTGCGTGACGCGAAAAAGTAACGACATTAAACGTGCCGCGTTCAAAGTGCAGGAAGTAGTCGATTTGACAATTAATTTTTACCGCAGAAACTATATTGAAGGACTTTTTTTAAGTTCCGGAATCTTTAAAAATGCCGATTATACGATGGAACGTTTGGTGTCTGTCGCTAAAAAATTACGCTTGGAAGAAAACTTTAACGGCTACATTCACTTAAAATCCATTCCAGGTGCTTCTGACGAATTGATGCGCGAAGCAGGTTTGTATGCAGACCGATTGAGTGTTAATATCGAAATTCCTACGCGAGAAGGTTTGAAGCGACTTGCTCCCGATAAAAATAGAGAAGATTTCATCAAACCGATGAAAAAGGTGAAAAATGAAATCATTCAATACAAAGCAGAGAAAAAAATTATCAAAAGCACGCCAAAATATGCGCCAGCGGGACAAAGCACACAAATGATTATTGGCGCAAGTGGCGAAAATGATTATCAAATCATGACGGCTTCTAATTTTTTCTATAAAAAGTTCAATCTAAAACGTGTGTATTATTCGGGGTATGTGCCAATTAGTTACGACAGTCGTTTGCCGCAAATTGGAAGCGAAGTGCCGATGTTGCGTGAAAATAGATTGTATCAAACCGATTGGTTAATGCGCTTTTACGGCTTTCACGTGCATGAAATTGTCAACGAAACGCATCAACATTTAGACTTAGATATTGATCCAAAATTATCGTGGGCATTGCGGAATATTCACGAATTTCCTGTAGATGTAAATCGTGCAGATAATGGCATGTTGGCGCGTGTGCCAGGTTTGGGAATGACATCGGTGTATAAAATTTTACATGCGCGAAAATTTCGTCAACTCAATTGGGAACATTTAAAGCGTTTGGGCGTGGCATTGAACCGAGCGAAGTATTTCATCATCTGTAATTCCAACGATTTTGAGCGTCGCGATTTGGAACCCGAGAAAATCAAAGGATTCATTTTGCAAAACTCTAAAAGTAAGTTTCGACAAGCCACGAGCAATCAATTAAACTTATTCGGATGA
- a CDS encoding ABC transporter ATP-binding protein: protein MSTKKSTKKAPKKSNAIARKKLLQFIKPYRGIFSFGMLFLLLSSITMMLFPYLIGQLLGQDTTNPTEAAEAFINLDDTNTLVKVLFIVFGVQALFSFFKTYLFGYFTANTMKDIKVQAFQKMVTSPLQFFNENKVGELTSRVATDIELLRDTFNTTLPSFIGQIITVVICLTALFLMSPKLCLITLAVVPVVAIIGMFFGNFIKKVSMETQEYAAKSNAILEESLMGISNVKSFVNEFFEIKRYTRTVLKVRDKTMKIVKWQGFFGTLIIFCMFGSIVFVIWQGKLMVEAGDISGKHFISFILYTIFIGGSIGGLPDLYAKIQKALGATESLMKILEGNTENIILEPIKDPLQLNGTVTLQNVNFAYDSRLDVEVLKNISLHVEAGKQIALVGTSGSGKSTLSALLLQFYQPSSGTILFDGIPAKEFELSKLRNEMALVPQEVILFGGTIKENIIYGDLNATEEEIIAAAKDANAHDFIMNFPDGYETFVGDRGIQLSGGQKQRIAIARAILKNPSILILDEATSSLDSESELLIQEALDRLMVGRTSFIIAHRLSTIKDCDTILVIKHGKIHETGTHDELILLENGVYKGLSELQYQ, encoded by the coding sequence ATGAGCACAAAAAAATCAACTAAAAAAGCACCCAAAAAGAGCAATGCAATCGCACGAAAAAAGCTGTTGCAATTTATAAAACCGTATCGTGGCATCTTCTCTTTTGGCATGTTGTTTCTCTTACTTTCCAGCATTACCATGATGTTATTTCCGTATCTCATTGGGCAATTGTTAGGACAAGACACGACAAATCCGACGGAAGCCGCAGAAGCGTTTATCAACTTAGACGACACCAATACGCTTGTGAAAGTTTTGTTCATCGTATTTGGTGTGCAAGCCTTGTTTTCGTTCTTTAAAACCTATCTTTTTGGGTATTTTACGGCGAACACGATGAAAGATATCAAAGTACAAGCTTTTCAAAAAATGGTGACCTCGCCGTTGCAGTTTTTTAATGAAAATAAAGTAGGCGAGTTGACAAGTAGAGTTGCCACAGATATTGAATTGTTGCGCGACACCTTCAATACGACATTGCCTTCTTTTATTGGGCAAATTATTACGGTAGTCATTTGTTTGACAGCACTGTTTTTAATGTCTCCAAAATTGTGTTTAATTACCTTAGCCGTCGTTCCTGTGGTAGCAATCATTGGTATGTTTTTTGGGAATTTTATCAAAAAAGTTTCTATGGAAACTCAGGAATACGCTGCAAAATCCAATGCAATTTTAGAAGAAAGTTTGATGGGAATCTCGAATGTAAAATCGTTTGTGAATGAATTTTTTGAAATCAAACGGTATACACGAACTGTGTTGAAAGTGCGCGACAAAACTATGAAAATTGTCAAATGGCAAGGGTTTTTTGGGACGTTGATTATCTTCTGTATGTTTGGCTCGATTGTGTTTGTCATTTGGCAAGGAAAATTAATGGTAGAAGCTGGAGATATTAGCGGAAAACATTTCATTAGTTTTATATTGTATACCATTTTTATTGGCGGTTCTATTGGCGGATTGCCCGATTTATATGCAAAAATTCAAAAAGCACTTGGCGCTACGGAAAGCTTGATGAAAATCTTAGAAGGAAACACCGAAAATATTATTTTAGAGCCAATCAAAGATCCGTTACAGTTAAACGGAACAGTAACACTTCAAAATGTAAACTTTGCCTACGATTCACGCTTGGATGTAGAGGTTTTGAAAAATATTTCACTACATGTAGAAGCGGGAAAACAAATTGCGTTGGTCGGTACGTCTGGTTCGGGGAAATCTACCCTGTCTGCGTTGTTATTACAGTTTTATCAACCGAGTTCGGGTACGATTTTGTTTGATGGAATTCCCGCAAAAGAGTTTGAATTGAGCAAACTTCGAAACGAAATGGCGTTAGTGCCTCAAGAAGTGATTTTGTTTGGTGGAACGATCAAAGAAAATATTATTTATGGCGATTTGAACGCTACGGAAGAAGAAATTATCGCTGCTGCAAAAGACGCCAATGCACACGATTTTATCATGAATTTTCCAGACGGATACGAAACTTTTGTAGGCGATCGAGGCATTCAATTGTCGGGTGGACAAAAACAACGGATTGCCATTGCGAGAGCGATTTTAAAAAATCCTTCCATCTTAATTTTGGACGAAGCTACAAGTTCGTTAGATTCTGAATCGGAACTGTTAATTCAGGAAGCATTGGACAGATTGATGGTAGGAAGAACGTCGTTTATCATTGCGCATCGTTTATCAACGATCAAAGATTGCGATACGATTTTGGTCATCAAACACGGAAAGATTCATGAAACTGGCACGCATGATGAATTGATTTTGTTAGAAAATGGTGTGTATAAAGGTTTGAGTGAATTGCAGTATCAGTAG
- a CDS encoding RICIN domain-containing protein, whose amino-acid sequence MKKNISLLTLFMCITFIVQAQTTIKPNTWYTLQNGKSDTFIGNGGKMEAGDIMVAKQRVLIGGHWKFIPNDNGLYKIQNKASKMYLASYGKTNIGSRVRQTDTPGSGALWRIVQLQGGSVLLQNKVSLLFIGIASENNQTDLVQARALTSRITWKPAEVVVNKGLPRNTNINAFRPRHGGKIAMAYVRNTGEITIEGIKPRNGQRIYFFPQQLVAANKKGLSFNPKKPSICGKTFLIRRVLPTILLNKPMPNMRNRKKQKFMFIVEVF is encoded by the coding sequence ATGAAAAAAAATATATCTCTTTTGACACTTTTTATGTGCATTACGTTCATTGTTCAAGCACAAACCACCATTAAACCTAATACTTGGTACACGCTGCAAAACGGAAAAAGTGATACCTTCATAGGGAATGGTGGTAAGATGGAAGCTGGAGACATCATGGTTGCGAAACAAAGAGTTCTTATTGGTGGACACTGGAAATTCATTCCAAATGACAATGGACTTTACAAAATACAGAACAAAGCTTCTAAAATGTATTTGGCTTCTTATGGGAAAACAAATATAGGTTCACGTGTTAGACAAACGGATACACCTGGCAGCGGCGCACTTTGGAGAATTGTACAGCTTCAAGGAGGAAGCGTGTTACTACAAAATAAAGTTTCTTTATTATTTATAGGAATTGCCAGTGAAAACAATCAAACAGATTTGGTACAAGCCAGAGCATTAACTTCACGAATCACATGGAAACCTGCTGAGGTAGTCGTAAATAAAGGACTGCCAAGAAATACCAATATCAATGCGTTTCGACCAAGACACGGTGGAAAAATAGCAATGGCGTATGTACGCAATACAGGTGAAATTACGATTGAAGGTATTAAGCCTAGAAACGGACAACGTATTTATTTCTTTCCTCAACAATTGGTCGCGGCAAACAAAAAAGGGCTTTCTTTCAATCCTAAAAAGCCATCAATTTGTGGGAAAACGTTTTTAATACGAAGAGTTTTGCCAACCATACTACTCAACAAACCTATGCCCAACATGCGAAACAGAAAGAAGCAAAAATTTATGTTTATAGTGGAAGTTTTTTAG
- a CDS encoding HEAT repeat domain-containing protein has translation MSLEKFIKQHQEAFDDQQMPENAAFDFEARLKKELHTSNRVKRLKTIRYVSMAATLVLLLSVGYFYVDQQKKLEIRDNLVLALEEEQTNSSRLQTIYEIEDNVQYQKEDEKILHAFFKILKEDSDANSKVAVIEALLKFPDNPQVRSSLIDALGAEKEPLVQLKLIKSIATLREQRAKAPLQKIIDNKESLPLVKGNASELLAMLNQ, from the coding sequence ATGAGTTTGGAAAAATTTATTAAGCAGCATCAAGAAGCATTTGACGATCAACAAATGCCCGAAAACGCAGCATTCGATTTTGAAGCTCGATTGAAAAAGGAGTTGCATACAAGTAATCGTGTAAAACGACTGAAAACGATTCGATATGTTTCTATGGCAGCGACTTTGGTTCTTTTATTAAGTGTTGGATATTTCTATGTAGATCAACAAAAAAAGCTAGAAATCAGAGACAATCTCGTGTTGGCTTTGGAAGAAGAGCAAACTAACAGTTCGCGCTTACAGACTATTTACGAAATTGAAGATAATGTACAATATCAAAAAGAAGACGAAAAAATACTCCATGCTTTTTTTAAAATTTTAAAAGAAGATTCAGATGCAAATTCAAAAGTAGCTGTCATTGAAGCATTGTTAAAATTTCCAGACAATCCACAAGTACGCAGCAGTTTAATTGATGCTTTAGGAGCTGAAAAAGAACCTTTGGTGCAACTTAAATTGATAAAGTCGATTGCCACTTTACGAGAACAGCGTGCCAAAGCACCTTTGCAAAAAATTATAGATAATAAAGAATCGCTGCCTTTGGTAAAAGGAAATGCTTCCGAGCTATTAGCGATGTTAAATCAATAA
- a CDS encoding TIGR03915 family putative DNA repair protein yields the protein MMQKVLVYDGSFEGFLSAVFKVYEEKIEHVDIQRETSVQPSFFGNTEEIISNKKHADRVWNGLKKKLTSYGRNQLYYAFLSEMNSVENVLLDYIRQVFASSDTIEKDFSNLTVLKVSKITRSVGREKHRMEAFVRFKLTKDGLYFSNVEPDFNVLPLIAKHFKSRYADQKWVIYDIKRNYGLHYNLDTVETIVMDFPKEFDFTKTSGDFFAEEELAFQELWQNYFKSTNIESRKNMLLHVRHVPKRYWRYLSEKQP from the coding sequence ATGATGCAAAAAGTATTGGTGTACGACGGTTCGTTTGAAGGATTTTTAAGTGCAGTTTTTAAAGTGTATGAAGAAAAAATTGAACATGTGGACATTCAGCGAGAAACGAGTGTACAACCTTCTTTTTTTGGCAATACAGAAGAAATTATTTCCAATAAAAAACACGCAGATCGTGTGTGGAATGGGCTCAAAAAAAAATTGACTTCGTATGGACGAAATCAATTGTATTATGCGTTTTTAAGTGAAATGAATTCGGTTGAAAATGTATTGCTCGATTATATTCGGCAAGTTTTTGCTTCTTCAGATACTATTGAAAAAGATTTTTCCAATTTGACGGTTTTAAAAGTGTCTAAAATTACCAGAAGTGTCGGTCGTGAAAAGCATCGTATGGAAGCTTTTGTACGTTTTAAGCTGACGAAAGATGGTTTGTATTTTTCAAATGTGGAACCCGATTTTAATGTATTGCCTTTAATTGCAAAGCATTTCAAATCGCGCTATGCAGATCAGAAATGGGTAATTTACGACATCAAACGAAATTATGGTTTGCATTACAATTTAGATACTGTAGAAACCATTGTAATGGATTTTCCAAAGGAGTTTGATTTTACAAAAACGTCTGGCGATTTCTTTGCCGAAGAAGAATTGGCGTTTCAAGAATTGTGGCAAAACTATTTTAAAAGTACCAATATTGAATCGAGAAAAAATATGCTATTACATGTACGGCATGTTCCGAAACGGTATTGGAGATATCTGAGCGAAAAACAACCTTAA
- a CDS encoding RNA polymerase sigma factor: MNQSELIKACQQHNLKAQMQVYQQYKNMLYNTSFRIVKNQHDAQDVVHDAFMKAFQNISKLEKDLNLGAWLKRIVINCSLDFLRKKKKLGWLQDVTEFLEEEEDTNAYEDISFQIEEVKKALNGLKEKYRIIIVLYLIEDYSHKEIAQQLGVNESTVRNQYRRGKRLLQQQFQNKITS; the protein is encoded by the coding sequence TTGAACCAATCAGAATTAATAAAAGCATGCCAACAACATAATTTGAAAGCACAAATGCAAGTGTATCAGCAATACAAGAATATGCTGTACAATACAAGCTTTCGGATTGTGAAGAATCAACATGATGCACAAGATGTCGTGCACGATGCTTTTATGAAAGCGTTTCAGAATATTTCGAAGTTAGAAAAAGATCTTAACCTAGGCGCCTGGTTAAAACGGATTGTCATCAATTGTTCTTTAGATTTTTTACGGAAGAAAAAGAAATTAGGTTGGTTGCAAGACGTCACAGAATTTCTCGAAGAGGAAGAAGACACAAATGCATACGAAGACATTTCTTTTCAAATTGAAGAAGTCAAAAAAGCACTGAACGGACTGAAAGAAAAATACCGAATTATTATTGTGTTGTACTTGATTGAAGACTATTCGCATAAAGAAATAGCACAACAATTAGGGGTAAATGAAAGCACGGTACGAAATCAATATAGACGCGGAAAACGGCTTTTACAACAGCAATTTCAAAACAAAATAACATCATGA